The Streptomyces pactum genome contains a region encoding:
- a CDS encoding glycosyl hydrolase family 95 catalytic domain-containing protein: MTGGPVHGTWEPGPAARWEDAFLSGNGHHGALVFGDPNADRVIVTHHTLVRPDGDDEHRRPPRLAAGLPALQDRLLAGDTTAAEGFTDGRPLHWVRPFHPAFQLRLNRPPGDTRAACRRSVDFTTGETTATCSTWTSRVFVSRADDVVVQRVTAPHLTLDLSLDPRLPGAPAGLGVGHGAVLTPEGALLSLRARYPGSDLAYTGVTLVAVTGGTTKLVPPGILVEGATEVLILTRVRRHTGELDVVTEGRALRDLPDGTSYEGLLDRHLALHRTAYDRVTLDLAADPAERALPGSALLERPRCTALLERLFAAGRYHLLSASGMLPPRLTGLWTGDWDTAWSGAFTTNANLNLQTASAATAALPEVTEAHAALVHGQLPHWRDNARAVFGTRGVVAPSHTDGESGHTYHFSREYPLHLWTAGADWLLKPLVDHDETRGGHDPRTTAALAEAALFYEDFLTRTDDDGRVLVVPSYSPENRPANASWGTVNAAMDLSAARHALLTAADRHPEHADRWRALADRLPPHRTNADGALAEWAWPGLADTYDHRHLSHLYGVWPLDEINPYDTPELARAAHRALELRGAENDSAHGHLHHALIAARLGDGDRVAHALGQVLDGDFFHASLMSAHYPHRDVYNADAAHALPAVLLEMLVQSTPDRLVLLPALPENCREGRLTGTRTRFGAELDLSWTADGTVTAVLRPDRTHRIELRTPSGAEPLDLAAGEDRVISVKAR, translated from the coding sequence ATGACCGGCGGCCCCGTGCACGGCACCTGGGAGCCCGGGCCCGCCGCCCGCTGGGAGGACGCCTTCCTGAGCGGCAACGGCCACCACGGCGCCCTCGTGTTCGGCGACCCGAACGCCGACCGTGTCATCGTCACCCACCACACCCTCGTCCGCCCGGACGGCGACGACGAACACCGCCGGCCACCCCGGCTCGCCGCCGGACTCCCCGCCCTCCAGGACCGCCTGCTGGCCGGGGACACGACCGCCGCGGAGGGCTTCACCGACGGCCGCCCGCTGCACTGGGTACGCCCCTTCCACCCGGCCTTCCAGCTCCGCCTGAACAGGCCCCCGGGCGACACCCGCGCCGCCTGCCGCCGTTCCGTCGACTTCACCACCGGCGAGACGACCGCCACCTGTTCCACCTGGACCAGCCGGGTCTTCGTCTCCCGCGCCGACGACGTCGTCGTCCAGCGCGTCACCGCCCCGCACCTCACCCTCGACCTGTCCCTCGACCCCCGCCTCCCCGGCGCGCCCGCGGGGCTGGGCGTCGGCCACGGCGCCGTCCTCACGCCGGAGGGCGCCCTGCTCAGCCTGCGCGCCCGCTACCCCGGCAGCGACCTGGCGTACACCGGCGTCACCCTGGTCGCCGTCACCGGCGGCACCACGAAACTGGTCCCGCCCGGCATCCTCGTCGAGGGCGCCACGGAGGTGCTGATCCTCACCCGGGTGCGCCGGCACACCGGCGAGCTGGACGTGGTCACCGAGGGCCGCGCCCTGCGCGACCTGCCGGACGGGACGTCGTACGAGGGCCTGCTCGACCGCCACCTCGCCCTCCACCGCACCGCATACGACCGCGTCACCCTCGACCTCGCCGCCGACCCGGCCGAACGCGCCCTGCCGGGCTCCGCGCTGCTCGAACGCCCTCGCTGCACGGCCCTCCTGGAACGGCTCTTCGCGGCCGGCCGCTACCACCTGCTCTCCGCCAGCGGGATGCTCCCGCCCCGCCTGACCGGCCTGTGGACCGGCGACTGGGACACGGCCTGGTCGGGGGCGTTCACCACCAACGCCAACCTCAACCTCCAGACCGCCTCCGCCGCGACCGCCGCCCTCCCCGAAGTCACCGAGGCCCACGCCGCCCTCGTCCACGGGCAGCTCCCGCACTGGCGGGACAACGCCCGTGCCGTCTTCGGCACCCGGGGCGTCGTCGCACCGTCGCACACCGACGGCGAGTCCGGGCACACGTACCACTTCAGCCGCGAGTACCCGCTCCACCTGTGGACGGCGGGCGCCGACTGGCTGCTCAAGCCCCTCGTCGACCACGACGAGACCCGCGGCGGCCACGACCCACGCACCACTGCCGCGCTCGCCGAAGCCGCCCTCTTCTACGAGGACTTCCTCACCCGGACCGACGACGACGGGCGCGTGCTCGTCGTGCCCTCCTACTCACCCGAGAACCGGCCCGCCAACGCCAGTTGGGGCACGGTCAACGCGGCCATGGACCTTTCCGCCGCCCGGCACGCCCTGCTGACCGCCGCCGACCGCCACCCCGAGCACGCCGACCGCTGGCGCGCGCTCGCCGACCGCCTTCCACCGCACCGGACCAACGCCGACGGCGCCCTGGCGGAGTGGGCGTGGCCCGGCCTGGCGGACACCTACGACCACCGCCACCTCAGCCACCTCTACGGCGTCTGGCCGCTCGACGAGATCAATCCGTACGACACGCCCGAACTCGCCCGAGCCGCCCATCGCGCCCTCGAACTGCGCGGCGCCGAGAACGACTCCGCCCACGGCCACCTGCACCACGCCCTGATCGCCGCGCGTCTTGGGGACGGCGACCGGGTCGCCCACGCCCTCGGTCAGGTGCTCGACGGCGACTTCTTCCACGCGTCCCTGATGAGCGCGCACTACCCCCACCGCGACGTCTACAACGCGGACGCCGCGCACGCCCTCCCGGCTGTGCTCCTCGAGATGCTGGTCCAGTCCACCCCCGACCGGCTGGTCCTGCTCCCCGCGCTCCCGGAGAACTGCCGCGAGGGCCGGCTCACGGGCACACGGACCCGGTTCGGAGCGGAACTCGACCTGAGCTGGACGGCCGACGGCACGGTGACGGCCGTCCTGCGCCCGGACCGCACCCACCGCATCGAACTGAGGACTCCCTCCGGCGCCGAACCGCTCGACCTCGCCGCCGGAGAGGACCGCGTCATCAGCGTCAAGGCGCGGTAG
- a CDS encoding glycoside hydrolase family 12 protein yields MAPRTRTRTLTALLAPALALGATVGLASAPAQAAVWSSCDQWGNTSLNGYTLYNNIWGSGAGSQCVWANSGTNWGVWADHPNTGGIKSYPNAKKVINKPIASLTSLTSSYNVTVPSSGAYNTSYDIWDTDYDYEIMLWVNHHGAVGPLGSPQGSVTLGGHSWNVYKGDNGANEVFSFLRTSDSNSGTVDILPILKWIKNTKGWMGNETIGDVQFGYEITSSAGGLDFRTDNLTISGG; encoded by the coding sequence ATGGCACCACGTACCCGCACCCGCACCCTCACCGCCCTGCTGGCCCCGGCCCTCGCGCTCGGCGCCACCGTGGGCCTGGCGTCCGCCCCCGCCCAGGCGGCCGTCTGGAGCTCCTGCGACCAGTGGGGCAACACCAGCCTGAACGGCTACACCCTCTACAACAACATCTGGGGCTCCGGCGCCGGCAGCCAGTGCGTCTGGGCGAACTCCGGTACCAACTGGGGCGTCTGGGCCGACCACCCGAACACCGGCGGCATCAAGTCCTACCCGAACGCCAAGAAGGTGATCAACAAGCCGATCGCCTCCCTCACCTCGCTGACCAGCAGCTACAACGTCACGGTCCCGTCGTCCGGCGCGTACAACACGTCGTACGACATCTGGGACACGGACTACGACTACGAGATCATGCTCTGGGTCAACCACCACGGGGCCGTGGGCCCGCTGGGGAGCCCGCAGGGTTCGGTCACCCTCGGCGGTCACTCCTGGAACGTCTACAAGGGAGACAACGGCGCCAACGAGGTCTTCTCGTTCCTGCGCACCTCGGACTCGAACTCCGGCACCGTCGACATCCTGCCGATCCTGAAGTGGATCAAGAACACCAAGGGCTGGATGGGCAACGAGACCATCGGTGACGTGCAGTTCGGCTACGAGATCACCTCCTCCGCCGGCGGCCTCGACTTCCGTACCGACAACCTGACGATCAGCGGCGGCTGA
- a CDS encoding acyl-CoA dehydrogenase family protein — protein sequence MSAPNTPTPSSRPTVTEREAREVAEAAREQDWRKPSFAKELFLGRFRLDLIHPHPLPADEDVQRGEEFLAKLRDFCETKIDGSVIERDARIPDEVITGLKELGAFGMKIETKYGGLGLTQVYYNKALALVGSANPAIGALLSAHQSIGVPQPLKMFGTQEQKDTFLPRCARTDISAFLLTEPDVGSDPARLATAAVPDGDDYVLDGVKLWTTNGVVADLLVVMARVPKSEGHKGGITAFVVEAASEGITVENRNAFMGLRGLENGVTRFHRVRVPAANRIGPEGAGLKIALTTLNTGRLSLPAMCVGAGKWCLKIAREWSAVREQWGKPVALHEAVGSKISFIAATTFALEAVLDLSSQMADEDRNDIRIEAALAKLYGSEMACLMADELVQIRGGRGFETAASLAARGERAVPAEQILRDLRINRIFEGSTEIMHLLIAREAVDAHLSVAGDLIDPDKALSDKARAGAQAGVFYAKWLPKLVAGPGQLPRSYAGFHPSGHPDLSGHLRYVERTARKLARSTFYAMSRWQGRMETKQGFLGRIVDIGAELFAMSAACVRAEHLRAGGDHGREAYQLADAFCRQARVRVEELFGRLWTNTDDLDRKVVKGVLGGAYEWLEQGVVDPSGDGPWIADATPGESRRANVHRPIR from the coding sequence ATGTCCGCACCAAACACCCCCACCCCCTCCTCCCGACCCACCGTCACCGAACGTGAGGCCCGCGAGGTCGCGGAGGCGGCCCGGGAACAGGACTGGCGCAAGCCCAGCTTCGCCAAGGAGCTGTTCCTCGGCCGTTTCCGCCTCGACCTCATCCACCCCCACCCGCTCCCGGCCGACGAGGACGTACAGCGCGGTGAGGAGTTCCTCGCCAAGCTGCGCGACTTCTGCGAGACGAAGATCGACGGGTCCGTGATCGAGCGCGACGCGCGGATCCCGGACGAGGTGATCACCGGGCTGAAGGAGCTGGGCGCCTTCGGCATGAAGATCGAAACCAAATACGGCGGCCTCGGCCTCACCCAGGTCTACTACAACAAGGCCCTCGCACTGGTCGGATCCGCGAATCCCGCCATCGGCGCGCTCCTCTCCGCCCACCAGTCGATCGGCGTGCCGCAGCCGCTGAAGATGTTCGGCACGCAGGAGCAGAAGGACACCTTCCTGCCGCGCTGCGCCCGCACCGACATCTCGGCGTTCCTGCTGACCGAGCCGGACGTCGGGTCCGACCCGGCCCGCCTGGCGACCGCCGCCGTCCCGGACGGGGACGACTACGTCCTCGACGGGGTGAAACTGTGGACGACCAACGGCGTCGTCGCCGACCTGCTCGTCGTCATGGCCCGGGTCCCGAAGTCGGAGGGGCACAAGGGCGGCATCACCGCCTTCGTGGTGGAGGCCGCATCCGAGGGCATCACGGTCGAGAACCGCAACGCCTTCATGGGCCTGCGCGGCCTGGAGAACGGAGTCACCCGCTTCCACCGCGTCCGCGTCCCGGCCGCGAACCGCATCGGCCCCGAGGGCGCCGGCCTCAAGATCGCCCTGACCACCCTCAACACCGGCCGGCTCTCGCTCCCCGCCATGTGCGTCGGGGCCGGCAAGTGGTGCCTGAAGATCGCCCGCGAGTGGTCGGCGGTGCGCGAGCAGTGGGGCAAGCCGGTCGCGCTGCACGAGGCGGTCGGCTCGAAGATCTCCTTCATCGCGGCGACGACCTTCGCCCTGGAGGCCGTCCTGGACCTCTCCTCCCAGATGGCCGACGAGGACCGCAACGACATCCGTATCGAGGCCGCCCTCGCCAAGCTCTACGGCTCCGAGATGGCCTGCCTGATGGCCGACGAGCTGGTCCAGATCCGCGGCGGCCGCGGCTTCGAGACCGCGGCCTCCCTCGCCGCCCGCGGCGAACGCGCGGTGCCCGCCGAGCAGATCCTGCGCGACCTGCGCATCAACCGGATCTTCGAGGGTTCCACCGAGATCATGCACCTGCTGATCGCCCGCGAGGCCGTCGACGCCCACCTCTCGGTCGCCGGCGACCTGATCGACCCCGACAAGGCCCTGTCGGACAAGGCGCGGGCGGGCGCGCAGGCGGGCGTCTTCTACGCCAAGTGGCTGCCGAAGCTGGTCGCCGGACCCGGTCAGCTCCCGCGCTCCTACGCCGGGTTCCACCCGTCCGGCCACCCCGACCTGTCCGGACACCTGCGCTACGTCGAACGCACCGCCCGCAAGCTCGCCCGCTCCACCTTCTACGCCATGTCCCGCTGGCAGGGCCGGATGGAGACCAAGCAGGGCTTCCTGGGCCGGATCGTCGACATCGGCGCCGAGCTGTTCGCGATGAGCGCCGCGTGCGTGCGCGCCGAGCACCTGCGCGCCGGGGGCGACCACGGCCGCGAGGCCTACCAGCTCGCCGACGCCTTCTGCCGCCAGGCCCGCGTCCGCGTCGAGGAACTCTTCGGCCGCCTGTGGACCAACACCGACGACCTCGACCGCAAGGTCGTCAAGGGCGTGCTGGGCGGCGCCTACGAGTGGCTGGAGCAGGGCGTCGTCGACCCGTCGGGGGACGGTCCGTGGATCGCGGACGCGACGCCGGGCGAGTCTCGGCGAGCCAACGTCCACCGTCCCATCAGGTAG
- a CDS encoding beta-galactosidase encodes MPRLSDTTRRRILYGGDYNPEQWPEETWHEDVRLMRDAGVNSVTLGVFSWAKLEPRPGVHDFGWLDRLMDLMHANGIGVVLATPTSAPPPWLGHLHPDTLPRDEDGRTEWWGGRQHFSHSSTTYRRHAAAITEAMAARYAGHPALTMWHVNNEYCTYDHGDEAATRFRRWLRDRYGTLDALNAAWGTAFWSQGYGDWAEILPARRTHYLKNPTQVLDFRRFTSDMLLECYAAERDIVRRHTPHLPVTTNFMPLWSGQDAWRWAEEEDVVSVDLYPDPRDPLGAQHGALVQDMTRSQARGPWMLMEQAAGPVNWRGANHPKPRGLNRLWSLQAVARGADAVCYFQWRQSRQGAEKFHSGMVSHAGAQGRTYQEVKQLGADLAKLAPHAAGSTVPAGIAVLHDWHSWWAGAQDGRLSTRFDYPDVLRAWHRALWEAHLTTDFAHPEHDLSPYKAVVVPQLYALTDTAVDNLVAYVRGGGTLVCGFLTGVADEDDRVRPGGMDARLRELFGIRTLHEWWPLEADETAACDGFWGSLWSEELEPDGTATETVRYKGGELDGLPAVLRKGRAWYLSTLPEPAALRDLLARVAADAGARPVLDGLPAGVEAVRRGDLLFLLHHGRDPVTVDVPGTHRDLLTDATVTDRLTLGRYGVAVLTEPAS; translated from the coding sequence ATGCCGAGGCTCAGCGACACCACCCGCCGCCGCATCCTCTACGGCGGCGACTACAACCCCGAGCAGTGGCCCGAGGAGACCTGGCACGAGGACGTCCGCCTGATGCGGGACGCCGGCGTCAACTCCGTCACCCTGGGCGTCTTCTCCTGGGCGAAACTCGAACCCCGCCCCGGTGTGCACGACTTCGGCTGGCTGGACCGCCTGATGGACCTGATGCACGCGAACGGCATCGGCGTCGTCCTCGCCACCCCCACCTCCGCGCCCCCGCCCTGGCTGGGTCACCTCCACCCGGACACCCTGCCCCGGGACGAGGACGGCCGCACCGAGTGGTGGGGCGGCCGGCAGCACTTCTCGCACTCCAGCACCACCTACCGCCGTCACGCCGCCGCCATCACCGAGGCCATGGCCGCCCGCTACGCCGGGCATCCCGCCCTCACCATGTGGCACGTCAACAACGAGTACTGCACGTACGACCACGGCGACGAGGCCGCCACCCGCTTCCGCCGCTGGCTCCGGGACCGGTACGGCACCCTCGACGCCCTCAACGCCGCCTGGGGCACCGCCTTCTGGAGCCAGGGCTACGGCGACTGGGCGGAGATCCTCCCGGCCCGCCGCACCCACTACCTGAAGAACCCCACCCAGGTGCTGGACTTCCGGCGCTTCACGTCCGACATGCTCCTGGAGTGTTACGCCGCCGAACGCGACATCGTCCGCCGCCACACCCCGCACCTGCCGGTGACCACCAACTTCATGCCGCTCTGGTCCGGCCAGGACGCCTGGCGCTGGGCCGAGGAGGAGGACGTCGTCTCCGTCGACCTCTACCCCGACCCGCGCGACCCGCTCGGCGCCCAGCACGGCGCCCTGGTCCAGGACATGACCCGCTCCCAGGCGCGCGGCCCGTGGATGCTGATGGAGCAGGCGGCGGGCCCGGTCAACTGGCGCGGCGCCAACCACCCCAAGCCGCGCGGCCTCAACCGCCTGTGGTCCCTCCAGGCCGTGGCCCGCGGCGCCGACGCCGTCTGCTACTTCCAGTGGCGCCAGTCGCGGCAGGGCGCCGAGAAGTTCCACTCCGGGATGGTCTCCCACGCGGGGGCACAGGGCCGTACGTACCAGGAGGTCAAGCAGCTCGGCGCCGACCTCGCGAAGCTCGCCCCGCACGCGGCGGGCAGCACCGTCCCCGCCGGCATCGCAGTCCTGCACGACTGGCACTCCTGGTGGGCCGGCGCCCAGGACGGCCGCCTCTCCACCCGCTTCGACTACCCCGACGTCCTGCGCGCCTGGCACCGCGCCCTGTGGGAGGCCCACCTCACCACCGACTTCGCCCACCCGGAACACGACCTGTCCCCGTACAAGGCGGTCGTCGTACCCCAGCTCTACGCCCTCACGGACACGGCCGTCGACAACCTCGTGGCCTACGTCCGCGGCGGCGGCACCCTCGTCTGCGGTTTCCTCACCGGCGTCGCCGACGAGGACGACCGGGTCAGGCCCGGCGGCATGGACGCCCGGCTGCGCGAGCTGTTCGGCATCCGCACCCTGCACGAGTGGTGGCCCCTGGAGGCGGACGAGACGGCCGCCTGCGACGGCTTTTGGGGCTCCCTGTGGTCGGAGGAGCTCGAGCCCGACGGCACCGCCACGGAGACCGTCCGCTACAAGGGCGGCGAGCTGGACGGACTGCCGGCCGTCCTGCGCAAGGGCCGCGCCTGGTACCTCTCCACCCTCCCCGAGCCGGCGGCGCTGCGCGACCTGCTCGCCCGCGTCGCCGCCGACGCGGGTGCCCGACCGGTGCTCGACGGACTCCCGGCCGGCGTCGAGGCCGTACGCCGCGGGGACCTGCTGTTCCTCCTCCACCACGGCCGCGACCCGGTCACCGTCGACGTCCCGGGCACCCACCGCGACCTGCTGACCGACGCGACCGTCACCGACCGACTCACCCTCGGCCGCTACGGCGTGGCGGTCCTCACGGAGCCGGCCTCATGA
- a CDS encoding LacI family DNA-binding transcriptional regulator, with amino-acid sequence MVTLAEVAQHAGVSASTVSYVLSGKRSISTTTRQRVEESIRRLGYHPNAGARALASSRSNIIALMIPLRTDMYVPVMMEIAVAVATSARTHGYDILLLTGEEGPDAVRRVTGSGLADAMILMDVELDDERLPLLRGTDQPSVLIGLPADTTGLTCVDLDFRATGALCVEHLAELGHRDIAVIGEAPAVYERHTGFAERTLDGLRTRARELELRLLHRPCEGGYDAMAATLARVFDERPGTTGFVVQNESAVEPLLALLRQQGRAVPEDVSVVAVCPEQVATQASVRLTSVAVPAQEMGRHAVEQLVAKLDGRGSDEVVLLAPELTVRASSGPAPVRSQPLTSP; translated from the coding sequence ATGGTCACCCTCGCCGAGGTCGCCCAGCACGCCGGAGTCTCGGCGAGCACGGTGAGCTATGTCCTCAGCGGCAAGCGGTCCATCTCCACCACCACCCGGCAGCGGGTCGAGGAGAGCATCCGGAGGCTCGGCTACCACCCGAACGCCGGTGCCCGTGCCCTGGCCAGCAGCAGGTCGAACATCATCGCCCTGATGATCCCACTGCGCACGGACATGTACGTGCCGGTGATGATGGAGATCGCCGTCGCCGTCGCGACCAGTGCGCGCACCCACGGGTACGACATCCTGCTGCTCACCGGCGAGGAGGGCCCCGACGCGGTGCGCCGCGTCACCGGCAGTGGGCTCGCCGACGCGATGATCCTGATGGACGTCGAACTCGACGACGAGCGGCTGCCCCTGCTGCGGGGCACCGACCAGCCGTCGGTGCTGATCGGTCTGCCCGCCGACACCACCGGGCTGACCTGCGTCGACCTCGACTTCCGGGCGACCGGCGCGCTGTGCGTGGAGCACCTGGCGGAGCTGGGGCACCGCGACATCGCGGTCATCGGCGAGGCGCCCGCCGTCTACGAACGGCACACCGGCTTCGCCGAGCGCACCCTGGACGGGCTGCGCACCCGGGCTCGGGAGCTGGAGCTGCGGCTGCTGCACCGGCCCTGCGAGGGCGGGTACGACGCGATGGCCGCGACCCTCGCCCGCGTCTTCGACGAACGCCCCGGCACCACGGGCTTCGTCGTCCAGAACGAGTCCGCGGTCGAACCGCTGCTCGCCCTGCTGCGGCAGCAGGGCCGGGCCGTGCCCGAGGACGTGTCGGTGGTCGCGGTCTGCCCCGAGCAGGTCGCCACCCAGGCCTCGGTCCGGCTCACCTCGGTCGCCGTGCCCGCGCAGGAGATGGGCCGGCACGCCGTCGAGCAGTTGGTCGCCAAGCTCGACGGGCGCGGGAGCGACGAGGTCGTGCTGCTCGCACCGGAGCTGACGGTCCGGGCCAGCTCGGGGCCGGCGCCCGTCCGGTCCCAGCCCTTGACCTCTCCGTAG
- a CDS encoding glycoside hydrolase family 31 protein codes for MNQPAEIQPKVGLAQSSPTVGTFRERDGALEWSGRQETVRIEPWGPDAVRVRARLGGPVLEGLPGALLPDAPATESAVKIEDGHASLTVGALTVEVAPEGLVRFVRTADGGELLAEERAHFWWPGPRLYTAVGNGYHRLEQRFAAHDDEKLYGLGQHQHGRLDQKGLVVDLVQRNAEVSIPVLTSSRGYTLLWNNPAIGRVELAHNGTRWVADSARQIDYWITAGAPADTQRRYSAVTGRTPMLPAWAAGFWQCKLRYRTQDELLAVAREYKRRGLPVDAIVCDFFHWTHLGEWKFDPAEWPDPAAMVRELDELGIKLVVSVWPSVSPLSENHPVMEQSGYFIGTQYGPMAHADWPDKEVASTVQVAFYDATNPEARDFVWSKVKENYFDPYGITAFWLDACEPELKPGFPENLRYWAGPGLEVGNLYPAENSRAFDEGLRAAGVDEVITLNRSAWAGSQRHGAALWSGDIGTDFATLRRQIAAGLNTALSGIPWWNTDIGGFHGGDPDDPAYREVLVRWFQFGALSPLMRLHGFRDPGMPLGPDMTGGPNEVWSYGEEAYPILEKYLRLRERLKPYVLDVMREAHEEGLPVMRPLFLEFPGDQAAWGVDDAYLLGRDLLVAPVLTAGATVRTAYLPADSRWTDAWTGETYEGGAAVTVDAPLDRIPLFLRDGARLPVAE; via the coding sequence GTGAACCAGCCTGCCGAGATACAGCCCAAGGTCGGCCTCGCCCAGTCCTCCCCCACCGTCGGCACGTTCCGCGAGCGGGACGGAGCGCTGGAGTGGAGCGGCCGTCAGGAGACCGTGCGGATCGAGCCCTGGGGGCCGGACGCGGTCCGCGTGCGGGCCCGGCTCGGCGGCCCGGTGCTGGAGGGGCTCCCGGGTGCCCTGCTGCCGGACGCACCGGCGACCGAGAGCGCCGTCAAGATCGAGGACGGGCACGCCTCACTGACCGTCGGGGCGCTGACCGTGGAGGTCGCGCCCGAGGGGCTGGTGCGTTTCGTGCGGACCGCGGACGGCGGCGAGCTGCTGGCCGAGGAACGCGCCCACTTCTGGTGGCCCGGCCCTCGCCTGTACACGGCCGTCGGCAACGGGTACCACCGGCTGGAGCAGCGGTTCGCCGCCCACGACGACGAGAAGCTGTACGGCCTCGGCCAGCACCAGCACGGCCGCCTCGACCAGAAGGGCCTGGTCGTGGACCTGGTCCAGCGCAACGCCGAGGTGTCGATCCCCGTCCTCACCTCCAGCCGCGGATACACGCTGCTGTGGAACAACCCGGCGATCGGCCGCGTGGAGCTGGCGCACAACGGCACCCGCTGGGTCGCCGACTCGGCCCGCCAGATCGACTACTGGATCACCGCCGGCGCCCCGGCCGACACACAGCGCCGCTACAGCGCGGTGACCGGCCGTACGCCGATGCTGCCCGCGTGGGCGGCGGGCTTCTGGCAGTGCAAGCTGCGCTACCGCACGCAGGACGAACTCCTCGCCGTGGCCCGGGAGTACAAGCGGCGGGGGCTGCCCGTCGACGCCATCGTCTGCGACTTCTTCCACTGGACGCACCTGGGCGAGTGGAAGTTCGACCCGGCCGAGTGGCCGGACCCGGCGGCCATGGTCCGTGAGCTGGACGAGCTGGGTATCAAGCTGGTGGTCAGCGTCTGGCCGTCGGTGTCCCCGCTCTCCGAGAACCACCCGGTCATGGAGCAGAGCGGCTACTTCATCGGCACCCAGTACGGCCCGATGGCCCACGCCGACTGGCCGGACAAGGAGGTCGCGTCGACGGTGCAGGTGGCCTTCTACGACGCCACCAACCCCGAGGCCCGGGACTTCGTGTGGTCGAAGGTCAAGGAGAACTATTTCGACCCGTACGGCATCACGGCCTTCTGGCTGGACGCCTGCGAACCCGAGCTGAAGCCGGGCTTCCCGGAGAATCTGCGCTACTGGGCGGGTCCGGGCCTGGAGGTCGGGAACCTGTACCCGGCCGAGAACTCCCGCGCCTTCGACGAGGGCCTGCGCGCGGCCGGCGTGGACGAGGTGATCACCCTCAACCGCTCGGCGTGGGCGGGCAGCCAGCGCCACGGCGCCGCCCTGTGGTCCGGCGACATCGGCACCGACTTCGCGACCCTGCGCCGCCAGATCGCCGCCGGTCTGAACACCGCGCTCTCCGGCATCCCCTGGTGGAACACGGACATCGGCGGCTTCCACGGCGGCGACCCGGACGACCCGGCGTACCGGGAGGTGCTGGTCCGCTGGTTCCAGTTCGGCGCGCTGTCCCCGCTGATGCGACTGCACGGCTTCCGCGACCCGGGCATGCCGCTGGGCCCGGACATGACCGGCGGCCCGAACGAGGTGTGGTCGTACGGCGAGGAGGCGTACCCGATCCTCGAGAAGTACCTGCGGCTGCGCGAGCGGCTGAAGCCGTACGTCCTCGACGTCATGCGCGAGGCGCACGAGGAGGGACTGCCGGTGATGCGCCCGCTGTTCCTGGAGTTCCCCGGGGACCAGGCCGCGTGGGGCGTCGACGACGCCTATCTCCTCGGCCGGGACCTGCTGGTCGCACCGGTGCTGACGGCCGGGGCCACGGTGCGGACGGCGTACCTTCCGGCGGACTCGCGCTGGACGGACGCGTGGACGGGTGAGACGTACGAGGGCGGGGCGGCGGTGACGGTGGACGCGCCGCTGGACCGGATACCGCTGTTCCTGCGGGACGGGGCGCGACTACCGGTCGCGGAGTAG